The DNA region CGGGGGCGGGGCGGCGTACGTACCAGACGCGCTCGGCGAAGAACTCCTCCGGCCAGTCGTACGCCTGGGCCTGCACGTCCTGCGGCAGCGCGAGCGTCACCGCGCCGGTCTCCGCCGGGTCGGCGAGGGTCCGCATGGCCTGGAGGGCGGCCGGGACCAGGGCCTCGGGGCGGGTGATCCGGTCGAAGTAGCGGGAGACGGGGCGCAGACAGTCGTTGACGGAGATGTCGCCCGCGGACGGGACTTCGAGCTGCTGGAGCACGGGGTCGGCGGGCCGGGTCGCGAAGGTGTCCCCGGGCAGGAGGAGGACGGGGAGGTGGTTGACGGTGGCGAGGGCGGCGCCGGTGACGAGGTTGGTGGCGCCGGGACCGATGGAGGTGGTGACGGCGTGCGCGGAGAGCCGGCCGGACTGGCGGGCGTAGCCGACGGCGGCGTGCACCATGGCCTGTTCGTTGCGGCCCTGGAGGTAGGGCATCGCGCGGCCGGACTCGACGAGCGCCTGGCCGACCCCGGCGACGTTGCCATGGCCGAAGATGCCCCAGGTGGCGCTGATCAGGCGCTGTCGTCGGCCGTCACGCTCGGTGTACTGGCGGGACAGGAAGGCCACCAGGGCCTGGGCGGTGGTGAGGCGGCGGGTACTGCTCATGGGCGCGGCTCCGTCCCGTAGAAGGGGAGTCTGGGGTCCACCGGCTGCAAGGGCCAGGTGTCGCGGATCCAGCCGTGGTCCGGGTGGTCGCTGATCAGCCACTCCCGCTGCTCCCCCGGGCCCGCCATCACGTTGAGGTAGTAGAGGGTGCGGCCGGGGGAGGCGATGGACGGGCCGTGCCAGCCGTCGGGAATCAGGACCGCGTCGCCGCTGCGGACCTCGGCGAGGACGTCCGTACCGCCGTCCCGGGACGGCGACACCCGGTGGTAGCCGAGGCCGTCGCGCTCCACCTCGAAGTAGTAGATCTCCTCCAGCACGGACTCGACGCCGGGGCGGTGCTCGTCGTGCTTGTGCGGCGGGTAGGACGACCAGTTGCCGCCGGGGGTGAGCACCTCGACGGCGATCAGCCGGTCGCACTCGAAGGTGTCGGCGGCGGCGAAGTTGTTGACCTGGCGGGAGCAGTTCCCGGAGCCGCGCAGTTCGACGGGTACCTCCGGCGCGGGGCCGTAGCGAGCGGGGAGTCGTCGCTCGCACTTCGCTCCTGCCAGGGCGAAGCGGCCTCCAGCGCCGGAGGCGATCTGTGCATGGGCGTCACGCGGTACGTACGCGAAGTCGGATACCCCGCTGAACACGCTTTCCCGGCCCAGCAGTTCAAAGATCTCACCTGAGGAGTGCACCGTACAGCCACCGGTCAACGGCAGCACGATCCACTCGCTCTCCCCGGTGACGAGCGTGTGAACTCCGCCGGGCCCGAGCTCGAGGATCCGCAGGCTCGACCGGTCCCAGCCGGCCCGCTCCGGGTCGATGTCGAGGGTGCAGGAGCCGTTCGCCGTGCTCCCGGCCTTCAGGTGGTACCGCCGTTCGTCGTCCGTCGTCATGGTCGTTCCCTACCCGTTGCCCGGCCTGTTTCCGCCTCTCTCGGCTCCAGCAGCGAAACCGCCGTGTCGACGGCCGCGGCCACCTCTCCGTCGGCCGGATAGAGCAGCGAACGCCCCACCACCAGGCCCTGGACGGTCGGCAGCCGCAGCGCCGTGCGCCACTTCTCGAACGCGCCGTCCAGGTCGTCGCCCACTTCCCCGCCCAGCAGCACCGCGGGCAGCGTCGACGCCTCCATCACCCGGGCCATGTCGTCGGGGTTCTCGGTGACGGGGACCTTGAGCCAGGTGTACGCGGACGTCCCGGCCAGCCCGGACGCGATGGCGATCGAGGTGGTGACCGCCTCCGCGCCGAGGTCGTTGCGGACGTGGCCGTCGGTGCGGCGGCAGAGGAACGGTTCGACGAAGACCGGCAGCCGGTGCGCGGCCATGGCGTCGATGGCGCGGGCGGTGGCGTGCATGGTGTCGAGCGAGCCGGGGTCGTCGTAGTCGATACGGAGCAGCAGTTTGCCCGCGTCGAAGCGGAGGCGGGCGAGGTCTTCGGGGCGGTGGCCGGTGAACCGGTCGTCGAGTTCGAAGGCCGCGCCCGCGAGTCCGCCGCGGTTCATCGAGCCGATGACGACCTTGTCCTCCAGCGCGCCGAGGAGCAGCAGGTCGTCGAGGATGTCGGCGGTGGCGAGCACTCCGTCGACGCCGGGGCGGGAGAGGGCCAGGCGGAGCCGTTCCAGCAGCTCGAAGCGGTTGGCCATGGCCAGTGCGCGGTCGCCGACGGCGAGGGAGCCGCGGGCCGGGTGGTCCGCCGCGATGATCATCAGCCGTCCGCCGCTGCCGACGAGGGGGCGTCTGCGGCGTCGCGCGGCGGCTTCGGCGACGGCCTCGGGGTGGCGCATGCGCAGCTGGACCAGTTCGGAGACGGAGGAGGCCGGGGGCGTCATGGGGTGGCTCCGGTGGGGCGGGGGGTGACGGCGCCTTCGGCCAGGGCCGCTTCGACTTCGTACGGGAACGGCATGGCGGACGAGCAGGCGAGCCGGGAGGCGACGATGGCCCCCGCGGCGTTGGCGTAGCGCATGATGCGTCCGGTCTCCCAGCCGGCGAGGAGCCCGTGGCAGAGCGCCCCGCCGAAGGCGTCACCGGCGCCGAGGCCGTTGACGACATCGACGGGCAGCGGCGGCACTTCGGCCACCGCGCCGTCGCGGTGGACGGCGAGCACGCCCTTGGGGCCCTGTTTGACGACGGCGAGTTCGACGCCCGCGCCGATCAGGGCGCGGGCGGCCGCGTGCGGTTCGCGCTCGCCGGTCGCGATCTCGCACTCGTCGAGGTTGCCGACGGCGACGGTGGCGAGGGCGAGGGCATCGCGGTAGCGGGCGGTGGCGGTGTTCCCCGATGCGTCTTCCGGGGCGTTCTCCGTTGTGTCCGCCGGGGTGTTCCAGAACATCGGGCGCCAGTCGAGGTCGAAGACGGTGATGCCCGAGCGGGCGCGGGCCCGCAGTGCGGCGAGCGTCGCGGTACGGCTCGGTTCGGCGCACAGCCCGGTGCCCGTCATCCAGAAGACCCGGGCGGACCGGACCGCTTCGAGGTCCAGTTCCGAGGTGTGGATCTCCAGATCGGGGGCCTTGGGCTGCCGGTAGAAGTAGAGGGGGAAGTCGTCGGGCGGGAAGATCTCGCAGAAGGTGACCGGTGTCGGATACGCGTCGACGGGCGTCACCCACCGGTCGTCCACCCCGAACTCCCGCAACTGGTGGTGGAGATACTCCCCGAAGGCGTCCCGGCCGGTGCGCGTCACCACCGCCGTCCGCCGGCCGAGCCGGGCCGCCGCGACGGCGACGTTGGACGGTGAGCCGCCGAGGAACTTCCCGAAGGTTTCGACCCGGGCCAGTGGCAGACCGGTCTGCAGGGGGTAGAGATCCACCCCGATCCGGCCCATGGTGATGACGTCGTACCGCTCAGGCATAAGCATCCCTTCGACCCGCGTCCGGGGCGGCTGTCCCCAGGTCTAGCCCTCCCCCGGAACCCTGTCAATGCTTTGTCCGGACATACGGACGAATGATTGACACCCGCTTCCCCGGCCGGAAGTCTGGACGGCATGACCTCCTCCGCAGTGGCCCCGGCCCGTATCCGTATCGGTTCGGCACCCGACTCGTGGGGCGTGTGGTTCCCCGACGATCCGCGCCAAGTGCCCTGGCAGCGCTTCCTCGACGAGGTCTCCGCGGCGGGTTACGAATGGATCGAG from Streptomyces sp. NBC_01591 includes:
- the iolB gene encoding 5-deoxy-glucuronate isomerase gives rise to the protein MTTDDERRYHLKAGSTANGSCTLDIDPERAGWDRSSLRILELGPGGVHTLVTGESEWIVLPLTGGCTVHSSGEIFELLGRESVFSGVSDFAYVPRDAHAQIASGAGGRFALAGAKCERRLPARYGPAPEVPVELRGSGNCSRQVNNFAAADTFECDRLIAVEVLTPGGNWSSYPPHKHDEHRPGVESVLEEIYYFEVERDGLGYHRVSPSRDGGTDVLAEVRSGDAVLIPDGWHGPSIASPGRTLYYLNVMAGPGEQREWLISDHPDHGWIRDTWPLQPVDPRLPFYGTEPRP
- a CDS encoding Cgl0159 family (beta/alpha)8-fold protein, producing MTPPASSVSELVQLRMRHPEAVAEAAARRRRRPLVGSGGRLMIIAADHPARGSLAVGDRALAMANRFELLERLRLALSRPGVDGVLATADILDDLLLLGALEDKVVIGSMNRGGLAGAAFELDDRFTGHRPEDLARLRFDAGKLLLRIDYDDPGSLDTMHATARAIDAMAAHRLPVFVEPFLCRRTDGHVRNDLGAEAVTTSIAIASGLAGTSAYTWLKVPVTENPDDMARVMEASTLPAVLLGGEVGDDLDGAFEKWRTALRLPTVQGLVVGRSLLYPADGEVAAAVDTAVSLLEPREAETGRATGRERP
- the iolC gene encoding 5-dehydro-2-deoxygluconokinase, whose product is MPERYDVITMGRIGVDLYPLQTGLPLARVETFGKFLGGSPSNVAVAAARLGRRTAVVTRTGRDAFGEYLHHQLREFGVDDRWVTPVDAYPTPVTFCEIFPPDDFPLYFYRQPKAPDLEIHTSELDLEAVRSARVFWMTGTGLCAEPSRTATLAALRARARSGITVFDLDWRPMFWNTPADTTENAPEDASGNTATARYRDALALATVAVGNLDECEIATGEREPHAAARALIGAGVELAVVKQGPKGVLAVHRDGAVAEVPPLPVDVVNGLGAGDAFGGALCHGLLAGWETGRIMRYANAAGAIVASRLACSSAMPFPYEVEAALAEGAVTPRPTGATP